A single Lolium perenne isolate Kyuss_39 chromosome 6, Kyuss_2.0, whole genome shotgun sequence DNA region contains:
- the LOC127305892 gene encoding uncharacterized protein isoform X1: MDREVVPVSFHTASSRREPAERNMATRRAKISQSAAAADRITALPLDLRARIVSYLPFREVVQLSTLSQSWRHIHHQVPVVDLDLREFVAFQEHIIDEELAIPGIVDDDTLLGIRVALAHRAREGIGSKVETMRLAYSAGDPRVKRHADRLIALADAPKIRLNVSFAAVDRLPKRWNWKVDLPPAARHLKIRSLDFLKPTPTIAGPGAAGLRELYLHNVTLREWPRLPSLRALRLSTVTATRPFTPGASCPLLEHLDIWGSTIKHPRVDIRLPHLKNLDMDDVNIEQSSDFLVPYGDVTVDAPELEELMVNCRTGWTVEYKSFTLHAPAMRCLRWFEQFAEIVRIDVGKPGSVSRGTIQFTSNGELEEMRCREMKYYRAQMIEMLHGLLPHLPPWIVADIARPYMTSETRTVMDEALEEMVPEETLTCDLGRLMSRDV, translated from the exons ATGGACAGAGAAGTGGTTCCCGTCTCTTTCCATACGGCGAGCTCACGCCGTGAGCCGGCGGAGAGGAACATGGCCACACGCCGTGCGAAGATCTCccagagcgccgccgccgccgaccgcaTCACCGCGCTGCCGCTCGACCTCCGCGCGCGCATCGTCTCCTACCTGCCGTTCCGCGAGGTCGTCCAGCTTTCTACTCTTTCCCAATCTTGGCGCCACATCCACCACCAGGTTCCCGTCGTTGACCTCGATCTCCGCGAGTTCGTCGCCTTTCAGGAGCACATcatcgacgaggagctcgccatcCCAGGTATCGTCGATGACGACACGCTCCTCGGCATACGCGTCGCGCTTGCCCATCGCGCGCGGGAGGGGATCGGATCCAAGGTGGAGACGATGAGGCTGGCCTACAGCGCCGGGGACCCCCGCGTGAAGCGACACGCTGACCGCCTGATCGCGCTCGCGGACGCGCCCAAGATCCGCCTCAACGTCTCCTTCGCCGCCGTCGACCGCTTACCGAAGCGGTGGAACTGGAAGGTGGACCTGCCACCCGCGGCCCGTCACCTGAAGATACGATCGTTGGACTTCCTCAAGCCCACCCCCACCATCGCCGGGCCGGGTGCCGCCGGCCTGCGGGAGCTTTACCTCCACAACGTTACGCTCCGCGAGTGGCCGCGCCTCCCGTCCCTGCGCGCCCTCAGGTTGAGCACGGTCACCGCCACGAGACCATTCACGCCTGGCGCGTCGTGCCCGCTGCTTGAGCACCTGGACATCTGGGGCTCGACGATCAAGCACCCTCGCGTCGACATCCGCCTCCCGCACCTCAAGAACCTGGACATGGACGACGTCAACATTGAGCAATCCAGCGACTTCCTGGTCCCGTACGGCGACGTGACCGTTGACgcgccggagctggaggagcTCATGGTCAACTGCCGCACTGGGTGGACCGTGGAGTACAAATCGTTCACGCTCCACGCCCCAGCGATGCGGTGCCTGCGCTGGTTCGAGCAGTTCGCGGAGATCGTGCGCATCGACGTCGGCAAACCGGGAAGCGTTTCCAGGGGCACGATCCAATTCACGTCGAACGGGGAGTTGGAGGAGATGCGCTGCAGAGAAATGAAGTACTACCGCGCTCAGATGATAGAGATGCTCCACGGGCTCCTCCCCCATCTGCCTCCGTGGATCGTCGCCGACATCGCAAG GCCATACATGACGTCGGAGACGCGCACCGTCATGGATGAAGCTCTGGAAGAGATGGTTCCGGAGGAGACGCTCACCTGCGACCTCGGCCGGCTCATGTCGCGAGATGTTTGA
- the LOC127305891 gene encoding uncharacterized protein: MEIATAPSSPPPMQEFRFDSALLDDAYHADSSPSRNPFAFAPADDVNPFLASALTAPPSPNPFGLLPPDDTAGDPFDLFQHFASAPASPSRAAAIYAQFSGANHDDDGADRDAGHDNDDDDGFQPRASYSTRTVPSAVPFEWEERPGKPKHGYTSSAAATTNGDAEEADFDFGVLLDRNAQKAPELTAAEELFDEGKIRPLKPPPRLLESGSVGSSPRSARSTMWSPRLRGLGGPGPDSDPFATAMANASKAPALSPLGAAAKESVPIHAGTDTVPMNPESAASPRSVPLTTAAGNGGGRKKWRLADLLLFRRLSAKGRATASDNVSREPVFKYSPVQHLGTPVKKTEPVAGGGDVSAAVGKQKKQSKYAAASGGGDGNGMAAARHKQSLMGCVRLNPGLHRLAKGLNVSSTSHFGRRNGTTRTAAMHG; encoded by the coding sequence ATGGAGATCGCCACGGCGCCGTCCTCGCCTCCGCCGATGCAGGAGTTCCGCTTCGACAGCGCACTCCTCGACGACGCCTACCACGCGGACTCGTCGCCCAGCAGGAACCCCTTCGCCTTCGCCCCCGCCGACGACGTCAACCCGTTCCTGGCCTCGGCGCTGACGGCGCCCCCCTCGCCCAACCCGTTCGGGCTCCTCCCGCCCGACGACACGGCCGGCGACCCCTTCGACCTCttccagcacttcgccagcgctcccgccagcccgtcGCGCGCCGCCGCCATATACGCGCAGTTCTCCGGCGCCAaccacgacgacgacggcgccgaTCGCGATGCGGGCCATGACAACGACGATGACGATGGCTTCCAGCCGCGCGCGTCCTACTCCACGCGCACGGTACCCTCCGCCGTGCCGTTCGAGTGGGAGGAGAGGCCGGGGAAGCCGAAGCACGGGTACACCTCTAGCGCGGCCGCGACGACCAACGGGGACGCGGAAGAGGCGGACTTCGACTTCGGCGTCCTCCTCGACCGGAACGCGCAGAAAGCGCCGGAGCTGACGGCCGCCGAGGAGCTCTTCGACGAAGGCAAGATCCGGCCCCTGAAGCCGCCGCCGCGTCTGCTCGAGAGCGGCAGCGTCGGATCGTCGCCGCGGTCGGCGAGGTCCACGATGTGGTCTCCACGGCTACGGGGCCTGGGCGGGCCCGGTCCCGACTCCGATCCATTCGCCACCGCCATGGCGAATGCGTCCAAGGCGCCGGCGCTATCCCCTCTCGGCGCCGCCGCCAAAGAATCCGTGCCCATTCATGCCGGAACAGACACCGTGCCCATGAATCCCGAATCCGCCGCGTCGCCGCGTTCTGTCCCTCTGACCACTGCCGCGGGCAATGGCGGCGGGAGGAAGAAATGGCGGCTCGCCGACCTGCTCCTTTTCCGGAGGCTGTCGGCCAAAGGCCGCGCCACCGCCAGCGACAACGTCAGCAGGGAGCCGGTGTTCAAGTACTCGCCCGTGCAACACCTCGGCACGCCTGTCAAGAAGACGGAACCGGTGGCCGGCGGTGGCGACGTCTCGGCGGCGGTCGGGAAACAGAAGAAGCAGAGCAAGTACGCCGCTGCGTCGGGTGGAGGGGACGGCAATGGGATGGCGGCTGCGCGGCACAAGCAGAGCCTGATGGGGTGCGTCCGGCTGAACCCCGGGCTGCACCGGCTGGCCAAAGGCCTGAACGTGTCCTCGACGTCGCACTTCGGCCGACGCAACGGCACCACCAGGACGGCGGCCATGCACGGATAG
- the LOC127305892 gene encoding uncharacterized protein isoform X2 — translation MDREVVPVSFHTASSRREPAERNMATRRAKISQSAAAADRITALPLDLRARIVSYLPFREEHIIDEELAIPGIVDDDTLLGIRVALAHRAREGIGSKVETMRLAYSAGDPRVKRHADRLIALADAPKIRLNVSFAAVDRLPKRWNWKVDLPPAARHLKIRSLDFLKPTPTIAGPGAAGLRELYLHNVTLREWPRLPSLRALRLSTVTATRPFTPGASCPLLEHLDIWGSTIKHPRVDIRLPHLKNLDMDDVNIEQSSDFLVPYGDVTVDAPELEELMVNCRTGWTVEYKSFTLHAPAMRCLRWFEQFAEIVRIDVGKPGSVSRGTIQFTSNGELEEMRCREMKYYRAQMIEMLHGLLPHLPPWIVADIARPYMTSETRTVMDEALEEMVPEETLTCDLGRLMSRDV, via the exons ATGGACAGAGAAGTGGTTCCCGTCTCTTTCCATACGGCGAGCTCACGCCGTGAGCCGGCGGAGAGGAACATGGCCACACGCCGTGCGAAGATCTCccagagcgccgccgccgccgaccgcaTCACCGCGCTGCCGCTCGACCTCCGCGCGCGCATCGTCTCCTACCTGCCGTTCCGCGAG GAGCACATcatcgacgaggagctcgccatcCCAGGTATCGTCGATGACGACACGCTCCTCGGCATACGCGTCGCGCTTGCCCATCGCGCGCGGGAGGGGATCGGATCCAAGGTGGAGACGATGAGGCTGGCCTACAGCGCCGGGGACCCCCGCGTGAAGCGACACGCTGACCGCCTGATCGCGCTCGCGGACGCGCCCAAGATCCGCCTCAACGTCTCCTTCGCCGCCGTCGACCGCTTACCGAAGCGGTGGAACTGGAAGGTGGACCTGCCACCCGCGGCCCGTCACCTGAAGATACGATCGTTGGACTTCCTCAAGCCCACCCCCACCATCGCCGGGCCGGGTGCCGCCGGCCTGCGGGAGCTTTACCTCCACAACGTTACGCTCCGCGAGTGGCCGCGCCTCCCGTCCCTGCGCGCCCTCAGGTTGAGCACGGTCACCGCCACGAGACCATTCACGCCTGGCGCGTCGTGCCCGCTGCTTGAGCACCTGGACATCTGGGGCTCGACGATCAAGCACCCTCGCGTCGACATCCGCCTCCCGCACCTCAAGAACCTGGACATGGACGACGTCAACATTGAGCAATCCAGCGACTTCCTGGTCCCGTACGGCGACGTGACCGTTGACgcgccggagctggaggagcTCATGGTCAACTGCCGCACTGGGTGGACCGTGGAGTACAAATCGTTCACGCTCCACGCCCCAGCGATGCGGTGCCTGCGCTGGTTCGAGCAGTTCGCGGAGATCGTGCGCATCGACGTCGGCAAACCGGGAAGCGTTTCCAGGGGCACGATCCAATTCACGTCGAACGGGGAGTTGGAGGAGATGCGCTGCAGAGAAATGAAGTACTACCGCGCTCAGATGATAGAGATGCTCCACGGGCTCCTCCCCCATCTGCCTCCGTGGATCGTCGCCGACATCGCAAG GCCATACATGACGTCGGAGACGCGCACCGTCATGGATGAAGCTCTGGAAGAGATGGTTCCGGAGGAGACGCTCACCTGCGACCTCGGCCGGCTCATGTCGCGAGATGTTTGA